The Schistocerca gregaria isolate iqSchGreg1 chromosome 1, iqSchGreg1.2, whole genome shotgun sequence genome includes a window with the following:
- the LOC126279992 gene encoding spidroin-1-like isoform X22, whose protein sequence is MASRLLQLLLAIALASASAGLKQEKRSVLDKEIGIATTGSESTASAEGVSSLQAGAEHLGRSILYGRIKPGGATVSESAAQSSAASLGGGSGTISGSSSESSSNAIGGGFNGVGIAGSSSESSSGSFGTGLGYNGAFSGSQSQSGAIAGGLGGFGASGSKSQSSSGSFGGGFGGIGAAISGSQSESSATGGSFLGRHDISGAGSQSGASSIGGGIGGIGAAGSQSQSEASGGSIARGFGGHGAAISGSQTESSAIGAGYLGGHGISGSSSQSDASSIGGGVGGFGASGSQSQSAAESLGGGYRGHGGVGGIGKAGSQSSGGAIGGGYGGHGGIGGVSASGSQSQAAGGSLGGGYEGHGAAISGSQSESTANGGGYLGGHGVSGAGSQSGATSVGGGIGGIGAAESQLQSSGGAIGGGHGGHGGVGGTGGTGSQSQSSGGTIGGGYGGHGGVGGIGTAGSQSQSSGGAIGGGYGGHGGVGGIGAAGSQSPGGAIGGGHGGHGAVGGVGAAGSQSQSSGAAIGGGYGVHGGVGGIGAAGSQSSGGAVGGGYGGHGGASGTGAAGSQSQSSGGAVGGGHGGHGAVGGIGAAESQSQSSGGAIGGGYGVHGGVGGISAAGSQSSGGAVGGEYGGHGGVSGIGAAGSQSQSSGGAIGGGYRGHGGVGGIGAAGSQSQSSGAAIGGGYGGHGGVGGIGAVGSQSHSSGGAVGGGYGGHDGVGGIGGPGSQSSGGAIGGGYGGHGGLGGIGVAGSQSQSSAGSIGGGFGVGGAISGSQSQSGAIGGGYGVDGGITGSQSQSSSGAFGGGYDGFGGSFTGSGSQSSAGSLGGGFGGGSFTGSHSQSSAGSLGGGLGGGSFTGSGSHSSAGSLGDAFGDGSFTGSETQSSAGSLGGALGGGAFTGSGSQSSAGSLGGGLGGGSFTGSGSQSSAGSLGGGFGGGSFTGSQSQSSAGSLGGGLGGGSFTGSGSQSSAGSLSGGFGGGSFTGSGSQSSAGSLGGGLGGGSFTGSGSQSSAGSLGGGLGGGSFTGSGSQSSAGSFGGGFGGGSFTGSGSQSSSGSLGGGLGGGSFTGSGSQSSAGSLGGALGGGSFTGSGSQSSAGSLGGGFGGGSFTGSQSQSSAGSLGGGLGGGSFTGSGSQSSAGSLGGGFGGGSFTGSQSQSSAGSLGGGLGGGSFTGSSSQSSAGSFGGGLGGNRGFPLGFSGSESQSSSVAGGAGHFGGLLPGGIGGGAGGLFGLFG, encoded by the exons GACTGAAACAAGAAAAGCGGAGCGTCCTCGACAAGGAAATTGGAATAGCTACAACAGGCTCAGAGTCAACAGCGTCCGCTGAAGGCGTGTCAAGTCTGCAAGCCGGAGCAGAGCACTTAGGAAGAAGCATATTATATGGACGCATTAAACCGGGTGGAGCTACAGTGTCTGAATCGGCAGCACAGTCTTCAGCAGCGTCATTAGGCGGTGGTTCCGGTACAATTAGCGGATCTTCATCAGAGTCAAGTTCAAATGCTATTGGAGGAGGATTTAATGGTGTCGGTATAGCTGGATCCTCTTCAGAATCTTCATCTGGCTCTTTTGGCACTGGCCTAggatacaatggtgcatttagtgggtCGCAATCCCAGTCCGGTGCAATAGCAGGTGGACTAGGTGGATTTGGTGCATCTGGATCTAAGTCACAATCCTCAAGTGGATCTTTTGGGGGTGGCTTTGGAGGCATTGGTGCCGCTATCAGTGGATCACAGTCTGAATCAAGTGCTACTGGTGGAAGCTTTCTAGGAAGACATGATATCAGTGGTGCAGGATCACAGTCTGGAGCAAGTTCGATTGGAGGTGGAATAGGTGGAATTGGTGCAGCTGGATCACAGTCACAATCTGAAGCATCAGGTGGATCCATTGCACGTGGATTTGGAGGCCATGGTGCAGCTATCAGTGGATCACAAACTGAGTCAAGTGCAATTGGTGCAGGCTATCTCGGAGGGCATGGAATCAGTGGTTCATCATCTCAATCAGATGCTAGTTCCATTGGAGGTGGAGTTGGTGGATTTGGTGCATCTGGATCTCAATCACAGTCAGCTGCTGAATCTCTAGGTGGAGGGTACAGAGGTCATGGTGGAGTAGGTGGAATTGGTAAAGCTGGGTCACAGTCATCTGGCGGAGCTATTGGAGGTGGGTATGGAGGTCATGGCGGAATTGGTGGAGTTTCTGCATCTGGATCACAATCACAGGCAGCAGGTGGATCACTTGGAGGTGGCTATGAAGGTCACGGTGCAGCTATCAGTGGCTCACAGTCTGAATCAACTGCTAATGGAGGTGGCTATCTCGGAGGGCATGGAGTTAGTGGAGCAGGATCACAGTCTGGTGCAACCTCTGTTGGAGGCGGAATAGGTGGAATTGGTGCAGCTGAATCACAGTTGCAGTCATCTGGTGGAGCTATTGGAGGTGGACATGGAGGTCATGGTGGGGTAGGTGGTACTGGTGGAACTGGATCACAGTCACAGTCATCTGGTGGAACTATTGGAGGTGGGTATGGCGGTCATGGCGGAGTAGGTGGAATTGGCACAGCTGGATCACAGTCACAGTCATCTGGTGGAGCTATTGGTGGTGGATATGGAGGTCATGGTGGAGTAGGTGGAATTGGTGCAGCTGGATCACAGTCACCTGGTGGCGCTATTGGAGGTGGACATGGAGGTCATGGTGCAGTAGGTGGAGTTGGCGCAGCTGGATCACAGTCGCAGTCATCTGGGGCAGCTATTGGAGGTGGATATGGAGTTCATGGTGGAGTAGGTGGAATTGGTGCAGCTGGATCACAGTCATCTGGTGGAGCTGTAGGAGGTGGGTACGGAGGTCATGGTGGAGCAAGTGGAACTGGTGCAGCTGGATCACAGTCGCAGTCATCTGGTGGAGCTGTTGGAGGTGGACATGGAGGTCATGGTGCAGTAGGTGGAATTGGTGCAGCTGAATCACAGTCACAGTCATCTGGTGGAGCTATTGGAGGTGGATATGGAGTTCATGGTGGAGTAGGTGGAATAAGTGCAGCTGGATCACAGTCATCTGGGGGAGCTGTAGGAGGTGAGTATGGAGGTCATGGTGGAGTAAGTGGAATTGGTGCAGCTGGATCACAGTCACAGTCGTCTGGTGGAGCTATTGGAGGTGGGTACAGAGGTCATGGTGGAGTAG GTGGAATTGGTGCAGCTGGATCACAGTCACAGTCATCTGGGGCAGCTATTGGAGGTGGGTATGGAGGTCATGGTGGAGTAGGCGGAATTGGAGCAGTTGGATCACAGTCACATTCCTCTGGCGGAGCTGTTGGAGGTGGATACGGAGGTCATGATGGAGTAGGGGGTATTGGTGGACCTGGATCACAGTCATCTGGTGGAGCTATTGGAGGTGGGTATGGAGGTCATGGTGGCTTAGGTGGAATTGGTGTAGCTGGATCACAGTCACAGTCAAGTGCTGGATCTATTGGAGGTGGATTTGGTGTAGGTGGTGCAATCAGTGGTTCACAGTCTCAATCTGGTGCTATTGGAGGTGGGTATGGTGTTGATGGAGGAATCACCGGATCACAGTCACAATCCAGCTCAGGAGCATTTGGTGGTGGGTACGATGGGTTTGGTGGTTCATTTACTGGGTCCGGATCCCAGTCATCAGCTGGCTCACTAGGTGGCGGATTCGGTGGTGGTTCATTTACTGGATCTCATTCTCAGTCATCAGCTGGTTCACTAGGAGGTGGACTGGGTGGTGGCTCTTTTACTGGGTCTGGATCTCATTCATCAGCTGGTTCACTAGGTGACGCATTTGGTGATGGTTCATTTACTGGATCTGAAACTCAGTCCTCAGCTGGCTCACTAGGAGGTGCACTTGGTGGTGGGGCATTTACTGGGTCTGGATCACAATCGTCAGCTGGTTCACTAGGAGGTGGACTGGGTGGTGGCTCATTTACAGGGTCTGGATCTCAGTCATCAGCTGGCTCATTAGGTGGTGGATTTGGTGGTGGGTCATTCACTGGATCTCAATCTCAATCATCAGCTGGTTCACTAGGAGGTGGACTTGGTGGTGGATCATTTACTGGGTCTGGTTCTCAATCCTCTGCCGGCTCACTAAGTGGTGGATTTGGTGGTGGTTCATTTACTGGGTCTGGATCACAATCATCAGCTGGTTCACTAGGAGGTGGACTTGGTGGTGGCTCATTTACTGGGTCTGGATCACAATCATCAGCTGGTTCACTAGGAGGTGGACTGGGTGGTGGCTCATTTACAGGGTCTGGGTCTCAGTCATCAGCTGGCTCATTTGGTGGCGGATTTGGTGGTGGTTCGTTTACTGGGTCTGGATCACAATCATCATCTGGTTCACTAGGAGGTGGCCTTGGTGGTGGCTCATTTACTGGGTCTGGATCTCAATCCTCAGCTGGCTCACTAGGAGGTGCACTTGGTGGTGGCTCATTTACTGGATCTGGATCTCAGTCATCAGCTGGATCACTAGGTGGCGGATTTGGTGGTGGGTCATTCACTGGATCTCAGTCTCAATCATCAGCTGGTTCACTAGGAGGTGGACTTGGTGGTGGATCATTTACTGGGTCTGGTTCTCAATCCTCTGCCGGCTCACTAGGTGGCGGATTTGGTGGTGGTTCATTTACTGGTTCTCAGTCCCAATCATCAGCTGGATCACTGGGTGGTGGGCTTGGTGGTGGCTCATTTACTGGGTCTTCTTCTCAGTCATCAGCTGGGAGCTTTGGAGGTGGGTTAGGAGGAAATAGAGGATTTCCTTTAGGTTTTTCAGGTTCAGAATCCCAATCTTCGAGTGTAGCAGGAGGGGCAGGTCATTTTGGAGGTCTTTTGCCAGGTGGTATAGGAGGTGGAGCTGGTGGTCTCTTTGGTTTGTTTGGATAA
- the LOC126279992 gene encoding spidroin-1-like isoform X13: MASRLLQLLLAIALASASAGLKQEKRSVLDKEIGIATTGSESTASAEGVSSLQAGAEHLGRSILYGRIKPGGATVSESAAQSSAASLGGGSGTISGSSSESSSNAIGGGFNGVGIAGSSSESSSGSFGTGLGYNGAFSGSQSQSGAIAGGLGGFGASGSKSQSSSGSFGGGFGGIGAAISGSQSESSATGGSFLGRHDISGAGSQSGASSIGGGIGGIGAAGSQSQSEASGGSIARGFGGHGAAISGSQTESSAIGAGYLGGHGISGSSSQSDASSIGGGVGGFGASGSQSQSAAESLGGGYRGHGGVGGIGKAGSQSSGGAIGGGYGGHGGIGGVSASGSQSQAAGGSLGGGYEGHGAAISGSQSESTANGGGYLGGHGVSGAGSQSGATSVGGGIGGIGAAESQLQSSGGAIGGGHGGHGGVGGTGGTGSQSQSSGGTIGGGYGGHGGVGGIGTAGSQSQSSGGAIGGGYGGHGGVGGIGAAGSQSPGGAIGGGHGGHGAVGGVGAAGSQSQSSGAAIGGGYGVHGGVGGIGAAGSQSSGGAVGGGYGGHGGASGTGAAGSQSQSSGGAVGGGHGGHGAVGGIGAAESQSQSSGGAIGGGYGVHGGVGGISAAGSQSSGGAVGGEYGGHGGVSGIGAAGSQSQSSGGAIGGGYRGHGGVGGIGATGSQSSGGAIGGGYGGHGGVSGIGAAGSQTQSSGGAIGGGHGGHGGVGGIGAAGSQSSSGAIGGGYRGHGGVGGIGAAGSQSQSSGAAIGGGYGGHGGVGGIGAVGSQSHSSGGAVGGGYGGHDGVGGIGGPGSQSSGGAIGGGYGGHGGLGGIGVAGSQSQSSAGSIGGGFGVGGAISGSQSQSGAIGGGYGVDGGITGSQSQSSSGAFGGGYDGFGGSFTGSGSQSSAGSLGGGFGGGSFTGSHSQSSAGSLGGGLGGGSFTGSGSHSSAGSLGDAFGDGSFTGSETQSSAGSLGGALGGGAFTGSGSQSSAGSLGGGLGGGSFTGSGSQSSAGSLGGGFGGGSFTGSQSQSSAGSLGGGLGGGSFTGSGSQSSAGSLSGGFGGGSFTGSGSQSSAGSLGGGLGGGSFTGSGSQSSAGSLGGGLGGGSFTGSGSQSSAGSFGGGFGGGSFTGSGSQSSSGSLGGGLGGGSFTGSGSQSSAGSLGGALGGGSFTGSGSQSSAGSLGGGFGGGSFTGSQSQSSAGSLGGGLGGGSFTGSGSQSSAGSLGGGFGGGSFTGSQSQSSAGSLGGGLGGGSFTGSSSQSSAGSFGGGLGGNRGFPLGFSGSESQSSSVAGGAGHFGGLLPGGIGGGAGGLFGLFG, encoded by the exons GACTGAAACAAGAAAAGCGGAGCGTCCTCGACAAGGAAATTGGAATAGCTACAACAGGCTCAGAGTCAACAGCGTCCGCTGAAGGCGTGTCAAGTCTGCAAGCCGGAGCAGAGCACTTAGGAAGAAGCATATTATATGGACGCATTAAACCGGGTGGAGCTACAGTGTCTGAATCGGCAGCACAGTCTTCAGCAGCGTCATTAGGCGGTGGTTCCGGTACAATTAGCGGATCTTCATCAGAGTCAAGTTCAAATGCTATTGGAGGAGGATTTAATGGTGTCGGTATAGCTGGATCCTCTTCAGAATCTTCATCTGGCTCTTTTGGCACTGGCCTAggatacaatggtgcatttagtgggtCGCAATCCCAGTCCGGTGCAATAGCAGGTGGACTAGGTGGATTTGGTGCATCTGGATCTAAGTCACAATCCTCAAGTGGATCTTTTGGGGGTGGCTTTGGAGGCATTGGTGCCGCTATCAGTGGATCACAGTCTGAATCAAGTGCTACTGGTGGAAGCTTTCTAGGAAGACATGATATCAGTGGTGCAGGATCACAGTCTGGAGCAAGTTCGATTGGAGGTGGAATAGGTGGAATTGGTGCAGCTGGATCACAGTCACAATCTGAAGCATCAGGTGGATCCATTGCACGTGGATTTGGAGGCCATGGTGCAGCTATCAGTGGATCACAAACTGAGTCAAGTGCAATTGGTGCAGGCTATCTCGGAGGGCATGGAATCAGTGGTTCATCATCTCAATCAGATGCTAGTTCCATTGGAGGTGGAGTTGGTGGATTTGGTGCATCTGGATCTCAATCACAGTCAGCTGCTGAATCTCTAGGTGGAGGGTACAGAGGTCATGGTGGAGTAGGTGGAATTGGTAAAGCTGGGTCACAGTCATCTGGCGGAGCTATTGGAGGTGGGTATGGAGGTCATGGCGGAATTGGTGGAGTTTCTGCATCTGGATCACAATCACAGGCAGCAGGTGGATCACTTGGAGGTGGCTATGAAGGTCACGGTGCAGCTATCAGTGGCTCACAGTCTGAATCAACTGCTAATGGAGGTGGCTATCTCGGAGGGCATGGAGTTAGTGGAGCAGGATCACAGTCTGGTGCAACCTCTGTTGGAGGCGGAATAGGTGGAATTGGTGCAGCTGAATCACAGTTGCAGTCATCTGGTGGAGCTATTGGAGGTGGACATGGAGGTCATGGTGGGGTAGGTGGTACTGGTGGAACTGGATCACAGTCACAGTCATCTGGTGGAACTATTGGAGGTGGGTATGGCGGTCATGGCGGAGTAGGTGGAATTGGCACAGCTGGATCACAGTCACAGTCATCTGGTGGAGCTATTGGTGGTGGATATGGAGGTCATGGTGGAGTAGGTGGAATTGGTGCAGCTGGATCACAGTCACCTGGTGGCGCTATTGGAGGTGGACATGGAGGTCATGGTGCAGTAGGTGGAGTTGGCGCAGCTGGATCACAGTCGCAGTCATCTGGGGCAGCTATTGGAGGTGGATATGGAGTTCATGGTGGAGTAGGTGGAATTGGTGCAGCTGGATCACAGTCATCTGGTGGAGCTGTAGGAGGTGGGTACGGAGGTCATGGTGGAGCAAGTGGAACTGGTGCAGCTGGATCACAGTCGCAGTCATCTGGTGGAGCTGTTGGAGGTGGACATGGAGGTCATGGTGCAGTAGGTGGAATTGGTGCAGCTGAATCACAGTCACAGTCATCTGGTGGAGCTATTGGAGGTGGATATGGAGTTCATGGTGGAGTAGGTGGAATAAGTGCAGCTGGATCACAGTCATCTGGGGGAGCTGTAGGAGGTGAGTATGGAGGTCATGGTGGAGTAAGTGGAATTGGTGCAGCTGGATCACAGTCACAGTCGTCTGGTGGAGCTATTGGAGGTGGGTACAGAGGTCATGGTGGAGTAG GTGGAATTGGTGCAACTGGATCACAGTCATCTGGGGGAGCTATAGGAGGTGGGTATGGAGGTCATGGTGGAGTAAGTGGAATTGGTGCAGctggatcacagacacagtcatCTGGTGGAGCTATTGGAGGTGGACATGGAGGTCATGGTGGAGTTGGTGGAATTGGTGCAGCTGGATCACAATCATCTAGTGGAGCTATTGGAGGTGGATACAGAGGTCATGGTGGAGTAGGTGGAATTGGTGCAGCTGGATCACAGTCACAGTCATCTGGGGCAGCTATTGGAGGTGGGTATGGAGGTCATGGTGGAGTAGGCGGAATTGGAGCAGTTGGATCACAGTCACATTCCTCTGGCGGAGCTGTTGGAGGTGGATACGGAGGTCATGATGGAGTAGGGGGTATTGGTGGACCTGGATCACAGTCATCTGGTGGAGCTATTGGAGGTGGGTATGGAGGTCATGGTGGCTTAGGTGGAATTGGTGTAGCTGGATCACAGTCACAGTCAAGTGCTGGATCTATTGGAGGTGGATTTGGTGTAGGTGGTGCAATCAGTGGTTCACAGTCTCAATCTGGTGCTATTGGAGGTGGGTATGGTGTTGATGGAGGAATCACCGGATCACAGTCACAATCCAGCTCAGGAGCATTTGGTGGTGGGTACGATGGGTTTGGTGGTTCATTTACTGGGTCCGGATCCCAGTCATCAGCTGGCTCACTAGGTGGCGGATTCGGTGGTGGTTCATTTACTGGATCTCATTCTCAGTCATCAGCTGGTTCACTAGGAGGTGGACTGGGTGGTGGCTCTTTTACTGGGTCTGGATCTCATTCATCAGCTGGTTCACTAGGTGACGCATTTGGTGATGGTTCATTTACTGGATCTGAAACTCAGTCCTCAGCTGGCTCACTAGGAGGTGCACTTGGTGGTGGGGCATTTACTGGGTCTGGATCACAATCGTCAGCTGGTTCACTAGGAGGTGGACTGGGTGGTGGCTCATTTACAGGGTCTGGATCTCAGTCATCAGCTGGCTCATTAGGTGGTGGATTTGGTGGTGGGTCATTCACTGGATCTCAATCTCAATCATCAGCTGGTTCACTAGGAGGTGGACTTGGTGGTGGATCATTTACTGGGTCTGGTTCTCAATCCTCTGCCGGCTCACTAAGTGGTGGATTTGGTGGTGGTTCATTTACTGGGTCTGGATCACAATCATCAGCTGGTTCACTAGGAGGTGGACTTGGTGGTGGCTCATTTACTGGGTCTGGATCACAATCATCAGCTGGTTCACTAGGAGGTGGACTGGGTGGTGGCTCATTTACAGGGTCTGGGTCTCAGTCATCAGCTGGCTCATTTGGTGGCGGATTTGGTGGTGGTTCGTTTACTGGGTCTGGATCACAATCATCATCTGGTTCACTAGGAGGTGGCCTTGGTGGTGGCTCATTTACTGGGTCTGGATCTCAATCCTCAGCTGGCTCACTAGGAGGTGCACTTGGTGGTGGCTCATTTACTGGATCTGGATCTCAGTCATCAGCTGGATCACTAGGTGGCGGATTTGGTGGTGGGTCATTCACTGGATCTCAGTCTCAATCATCAGCTGGTTCACTAGGAGGTGGACTTGGTGGTGGATCATTTACTGGGTCTGGTTCTCAATCCTCTGCCGGCTCACTAGGTGGCGGATTTGGTGGTGGTTCATTTACTGGTTCTCAGTCCCAATCATCAGCTGGATCACTGGGTGGTGGGCTTGGTGGTGGCTCATTTACTGGGTCTTCTTCTCAGTCATCAGCTGGGAGCTTTGGAGGTGGGTTAGGAGGAAATAGAGGATTTCCTTTAGGTTTTTCAGGTTCAGAATCCCAATCTTCGAGTGTAGCAGGAGGGGCAGGTCATTTTGGAGGTCTTTTGCCAGGTGGTATAGGAGGTGGAGCTGGTGGTCTCTTTGGTTTGTTTGGATAA